A region of Myxococcus stipitatus DSM 14675 DNA encodes the following proteins:
- a CDS encoding sigma-70 family RNA polymerase sigma factor: MTELTVSKVPFEDLLTRTRSGDSLAREELLRRCMERASRLVKEPKRKAMVEKIGARPSDISQDSLLKVFQHIDRFKGDTEGEFWGWLTRIVKNEATQTYRHSTRQQRDVMDTVPLDSKDALAVKARGPSPSQVTAHQEEWRRVLAAFSWLAEQQPDQHQALSMFYLDELPVKAIAESLGKTQKSVEGLMQRGSRALRSYMTEEPDEDGPLTPEVAAMRNEADAAYCRYLRRREAGEKVDVEAFVAKHPSCAEELRGMLQWMPRLRALDPSRNS, translated from the coding sequence ATGACTGAGCTGACGGTATCGAAGGTGCCATTCGAGGATTTGCTGACCCGCACCCGTTCGGGAGACAGCCTGGCGCGAGAAGAGCTGTTGCGCCGTTGCATGGAGAGAGCGAGCCGGTTGGTCAAAGAGCCGAAGCGCAAGGCCATGGTCGAGAAGATTGGCGCTCGTCCCTCTGACATCTCTCAAGACTCCCTGCTGAAGGTGTTTCAGCACATCGACCGCTTCAAGGGGGATACCGAGGGCGAGTTTTGGGGCTGGCTGACCCGCATCGTGAAGAATGAAGCCACCCAGACGTACCGCCACAGCACCCGTCAGCAGCGAGACGTCATGGACACGGTTCCCCTGGACTCGAAGGATGCCCTGGCGGTGAAGGCGAGGGGACCCAGTCCCAGCCAGGTGACCGCCCATCAGGAGGAATGGCGGCGCGTGCTCGCGGCCTTCAGTTGGCTCGCGGAGCAGCAGCCGGACCAGCACCAAGCCTTGAGCATGTTCTACTTGGACGAGCTCCCCGTGAAGGCCATCGCGGAGTCCTTGGGCAAGACGCAGAAATCCGTGGAGGGCCTCATGCAGCGGGGGTCCCGGGCGTTGCGAAGCTACATGACCGAGGAACCGGACGAGGACGGCCCGTTGACTCCCGAAGTCGCCGCGATGCGGAACGAAGCGGATGCCGCCTACTGCCGCTATCTCCGGCGCCGCGAAGCGGGCGAGAAGGTGGATGTGGAGGCGTTCGTGGCGAAGCATCCCTCCTGCGCCGAGGAGCTGCGGGGAATGCTGCAATGGATGCCCAGGCTGCGCGCGTTGGACCCGTCCAGGAACTCCTGA